A genomic segment from Polyangium mundeleinium encodes:
- a CDS encoding cellulase family glycosylhydrolase — MQRFRLLLALSVSLPLVACGSTDEPAALPDAPRCEIALPAPPDHRLAPDGTVLRDALGRIVFLRGVNAGGRSKFAPFVPFDFASTEAGFQESLDRYLDRAAEWGVSALRVPFVWAAVEPTPGTDDETFLARYDALLDGAWERRIWTIVDFHQDIYSDVYCGDGFPGWTLPFPTPEPHHDCPDWFVRYSQDEDVQAAFDKFWTDEHGARTAFRALWERIAARHATRPGVLGYEPINEPHQGTADLKTWEQTVLTPFYTEMAALLRAKDPTALVFFDATGTDAIGAATYLDKPEGEGLVFAPHWYDSIALFGGTPSPSNAATYLSKWADKGREWNMPVLIGESGVPRDLETAGEFVTAVYDAMDDNALHFTYWEYSDSKETWNAEDLSLIDDEGQEATAITSVVARPYPRAVAGEAPSFRYDTAARRFALAYDVPTENGVTEIIVPERNYPEGYRVELSNGCVDATHPGLLLVRPSAGATRVEVSVLPR; from the coding sequence GTGCAACGTTTCCGCCTCCTCCTCGCCCTTTCCGTTTCGCTCCCCCTCGTCGCGTGTGGCTCCACGGACGAACCTGCTGCGCTCCCTGACGCCCCGCGCTGCGAAATCGCGCTCCCTGCGCCCCCGGACCATCGCCTCGCGCCTGACGGCACCGTCCTTCGTGACGCCCTTGGCCGCATCGTCTTCCTCCGCGGCGTCAATGCGGGCGGCCGCAGCAAATTCGCGCCCTTTGTCCCCTTCGATTTCGCGTCCACCGAGGCCGGCTTCCAGGAATCGCTCGATCGCTACCTCGATCGCGCCGCCGAGTGGGGTGTCTCCGCGCTCCGCGTCCCGTTCGTATGGGCCGCGGTCGAGCCTACGCCGGGCACGGATGACGAGACCTTCCTCGCGCGTTACGACGCCCTCCTCGACGGCGCCTGGGAGCGCCGCATCTGGACCATCGTCGACTTCCACCAGGACATTTATTCCGACGTCTATTGCGGCGACGGTTTTCCCGGCTGGACCCTTCCGTTTCCCACGCCCGAGCCCCACCACGATTGCCCCGATTGGTTCGTCCGTTACTCCCAGGATGAAGACGTCCAGGCCGCGTTCGACAAATTCTGGACCGACGAACACGGCGCCCGCACCGCGTTTCGCGCGTTATGGGAGCGCATCGCGGCCCGCCACGCGACGCGCCCCGGCGTCCTCGGCTACGAGCCCATCAACGAGCCGCACCAGGGCACCGCCGACCTGAAGACGTGGGAGCAAACCGTCCTCACGCCTTTCTACACTGAAATGGCTGCCCTCCTTCGCGCGAAGGACCCCACGGCGCTCGTCTTCTTCGACGCCACCGGCACCGACGCGATCGGCGCCGCCACGTACCTCGACAAACCCGAGGGCGAAGGCCTCGTCTTTGCCCCGCACTGGTACGACTCCATCGCCCTCTTCGGCGGCACCCCGTCCCCCTCGAATGCGGCCACGTACCTCTCGAAATGGGCTGACAAGGGCCGTGAATGGAACATGCCTGTCCTCATCGGCGAATCGGGCGTCCCGCGGGACCTCGAGACCGCCGGCGAGTTCGTCACGGCCGTCTACGACGCCATGGACGACAATGCCCTCCATTTCACCTACTGGGAGTACAGCGATTCGAAGGAGACCTGGAACGCCGAGGACCTCTCCCTCATCGACGACGAGGGCCAGGAAGCCACCGCGATCACCTCCGTCGTCGCGCGCCCCTATCCCCGCGCCGTCGCCGGCGAGGCGCCCTCGTTCCGTTACGACACCGCAGCCCGCAGGTTTGCTCTCGCGTACGACGTGCCCACCGAAAACGGTGTCACGGAAATCATCGTCCCGGAGCGAAATTATCCTGAGGGCTACCGCGTCGAGCTCTCGAACGGCTGCGTCGACGCCACGCACCCGGGCCTCTTGCTCGTGCGCCCTTCCGCTGGCGCCACGCGCGTCGAGGTCTCGGTCCTCCCTCGCTGA
- a CDS encoding class I SAM-dependent methyltransferase, with the protein MDIFTRLDPTKTYTAPQLQLILGAWVLSGFVEPGTKVSTTNGHVAEDDYTKQSIYSLLYSLYRSVGIVEGDTGESYEFTFNTWGYAWPEAWGKCPILASDPQRFGRIAYTGLYQFNEIQEYVKARNGRVHVIEMGCGTGAGAHHVCHNVLPDCTYEAVDMQNAAIETCRRRFVPGLRGRLVATHSDATKLSIPDGSADFVAVNETHVTEMVGIVTPEDERFFRTAYRLLKPGGFLTWGNAIPDVTWQPCFDFLKSIGMKQVEVRDVTKEAVLARDLDAGRADAYVRHVLDMFPAFRVPVVGPKKRLEAKLAMENFYRNPGTNLYQNMVDRTDTYKVVLFQKPAAS; encoded by the coding sequence GTGGATATTTTCACTCGACTCGATCCGACGAAAACGTACACCGCGCCGCAGCTTCAGCTCATCTTGGGTGCGTGGGTCCTGAGCGGGTTCGTCGAACCGGGCACCAAGGTCTCGACCACGAACGGGCACGTCGCGGAGGACGACTACACCAAGCAGTCCATTTATTCGCTCCTCTACTCGCTCTACCGCTCCGTCGGCATCGTCGAGGGCGACACGGGCGAGTCGTACGAATTCACGTTCAACACCTGGGGCTACGCGTGGCCCGAGGCCTGGGGAAAGTGCCCGATCCTGGCCTCCGATCCGCAGCGGTTTGGTCGGATTGCGTACACGGGTCTCTATCAGTTCAACGAGATCCAGGAGTACGTCAAGGCGCGCAACGGTCGCGTTCACGTCATCGAGATGGGCTGCGGCACCGGTGCCGGCGCGCACCACGTCTGCCACAACGTGCTGCCGGACTGCACCTACGAGGCTGTCGACATGCAAAATGCCGCCATTGAGACGTGCAGGCGCAGGTTCGTCCCCGGCCTTCGCGGGCGCCTCGTCGCCACCCACTCGGACGCCACGAAGCTCTCGATCCCGGATGGGAGCGCGGATTTCGTCGCCGTCAACGAGACCCACGTCACCGAAATGGTGGGCATCGTGACGCCGGAGGACGAGCGTTTCTTCCGCACCGCCTACCGTCTCCTCAAGCCCGGTGGTTTCCTCACGTGGGGCAACGCCATTCCCGACGTCACGTGGCAGCCTTGTTTCGATTTCCTGAAGTCGATCGGCATGAAGCAGGTCGAGGTCCGCGACGTCACGAAAGAAGCCGTCCTCGCGCGTGACCTCGACGCTGGCCGCGCCGACGCGTACGTGCGCCACGTCCTCGACATGTTCCCCGCGTTCCGCGTCCCCGTCGTCGGCCCGAAGAAGCGGCTCGAAGCGAAACTCGCGATGGAGAACTTCTACCGCAATCCCGGGACGAACCTTTACCAGAACATGGTCGACCGCACCGACACGTACAAGGTCGTCCTCTTCCAGAAGCCCGCGGCGAGCTGA
- a CDS encoding S9 family peptidase encodes MALAKKIGLSFVLSLLVGVAACAETAEYPPPETPPPPPPARTADATPPPAATAAVKGPAAPRVDTSLIPRDVLFGNPDRASPQLSHDGKQLSFLAPVDGVMNVWVGPADDPSKAKPVTSDKVRGIRQYFWAYTNDHVLYVQDKGGDENWHLYAVDLKKGETKDLTPIDGIAARISGVSQKIPGEVLVGINDRDKKVHDLYRIDVKTGEKKLVFKNEGNYAGFEADDDFKVRLAMRKGPDGGDVFIDPNAKPKEKGKEPEPYLTVPFEDAETTNPVSFDGSGKTLYLLDSRGRNTAALFELDFATKKAKLLVEDAKADVQRFIGHPKTGKLQAAAAVFDKPTWQTIDKSIQPDLDLLGKLGDGELRVLSRTLDDKRWLVALVPSDGPVKYYRYDRDKKKTEFLFTNLKALEGKPLSKMHPVVIKSRDGLDLVSYLTLPKASDPEVDGRPDKPLPMVLLVHGGPWARDTWGLNGMHQWLANRGYAVLSVNYRGSTGFGKKFLNAGNNEWAGKMHDDLIDAVKWAVDGKVADGAKVAIMGGSYGGYATLVGLTFTPDQFACGVDIVGPSNLKTLLATIPPYWAPMVATFHKRMGDPGTPEGTKLLEERSPLSHVDKIKKPLLIGQGANDPRVKQAESDQIVKAMQAKSIPVTYVLYPDEGHGFARPENRMSFNAVAETFLAQCLGGPIEPVGDDFKGSSLQVPAGVEQVYGISEALPKK; translated from the coding sequence ATGGCACTCGCGAAGAAGATCGGCCTGTCATTCGTCCTGTCGCTGCTCGTCGGCGTCGCTGCTTGCGCCGAGACGGCGGAGTATCCGCCGCCCGAGACGCCGCCGCCCCCGCCGCCCGCGCGCACGGCCGACGCGACGCCGCCGCCGGCCGCCACGGCCGCCGTGAAGGGCCCGGCCGCGCCGCGGGTCGATACGTCGCTCATCCCGCGCGACGTGCTCTTCGGCAACCCCGACCGCGCGAGCCCGCAGCTCAGCCACGACGGCAAGCAGCTCTCGTTCCTCGCGCCCGTGGACGGGGTGATGAACGTGTGGGTCGGCCCCGCGGACGACCCGTCGAAAGCCAAGCCCGTGACGAGCGACAAGGTGCGCGGGATCCGGCAGTATTTCTGGGCCTACACGAACGACCACGTGCTCTACGTGCAGGACAAGGGCGGCGACGAGAACTGGCATCTCTACGCGGTCGATCTGAAGAAAGGCGAGACGAAGGATCTCACGCCGATCGACGGGATCGCGGCGCGGATCTCGGGCGTGTCGCAGAAGATCCCCGGCGAGGTGCTGGTCGGGATCAACGACCGCGACAAGAAGGTGCACGACCTCTACCGGATCGACGTCAAGACCGGCGAGAAGAAGCTCGTCTTCAAGAACGAGGGGAACTACGCGGGTTTCGAGGCGGACGACGATTTCAAGGTCCGGCTCGCGATGCGCAAAGGGCCCGACGGCGGCGATGTGTTCATCGACCCGAACGCGAAGCCGAAGGAGAAGGGCAAGGAGCCCGAGCCGTACCTGACGGTGCCGTTCGAGGACGCCGAGACGACGAACCCCGTGAGCTTCGACGGGTCGGGCAAGACGCTCTACCTGCTCGACAGCCGCGGCCGGAACACGGCGGCGCTCTTCGAGCTCGATTTCGCGACGAAGAAGGCAAAGTTGCTCGTCGAGGACGCGAAGGCCGACGTGCAGCGCTTCATCGGTCACCCGAAGACCGGCAAGCTGCAAGCGGCGGCGGCGGTGTTCGACAAGCCGACGTGGCAGACGATCGACAAGTCGATCCAGCCGGATCTGGATCTGCTCGGCAAGCTCGGCGACGGCGAGCTGCGCGTGCTCAGCCGGACGCTCGACGACAAGCGCTGGCTCGTGGCGCTCGTGCCCTCGGACGGGCCGGTGAAGTATTACCGGTACGATCGTGACAAGAAGAAGACGGAATTCCTGTTCACGAACCTGAAGGCGCTCGAAGGCAAGCCGCTCTCGAAAATGCACCCGGTGGTGATCAAGTCGCGCGACGGGCTCGACCTGGTGAGTTATTTGACGCTGCCGAAGGCGTCGGATCCGGAGGTCGATGGTCGTCCGGACAAGCCGCTGCCGATGGTGCTCCTGGTGCACGGCGGGCCGTGGGCGCGCGACACCTGGGGGCTGAACGGGATGCACCAGTGGCTGGCGAACCGCGGGTACGCGGTGCTGTCGGTGAACTACCGCGGCTCGACCGGGTTCGGGAAGAAGTTCCTGAACGCCGGGAACAACGAGTGGGCCGGCAAGATGCACGACGACCTGATCGACGCGGTGAAATGGGCCGTGGACGGGAAGGTCGCGGACGGCGCGAAGGTGGCGATCATGGGCGGGAGCTACGGCGGGTACGCGACGCTCGTGGGGCTGACGTTCACGCCGGACCAGTTCGCCTGCGGGGTCGACATCGTGGGGCCGTCGAATCTGAAGACGCTGCTCGCGACGATTCCGCCGTACTGGGCGCCGATGGTGGCGACGTTCCACAAGCGAATGGGGGATCCCGGGACGCCCGAGGGCACGAAGCTCTTGGAGGAGCGGAGCCCGCTCTCGCACGTGGACAAGATCAAGAAGCCGCTGCTGATCGGGCAGGGCGCGAACGATCCGCGCGTGAAGCAGGCGGAGAGCGATCAGATCGTGAAGGCGATGCAGGCGAAGAGCATCCCGGTGACGTACGTGCTGTACCCCGATGAGGGGCACGGGTTCGCGCGGCCGGAGAACCGGATGAGCTTCAATGCGGTGGCCGAGACGTTCCTGGCGCAATGCCTGGGCGGGCCGATCGAGCCGGTGGGCGACGATTTCAAGGGGTCGAGCCTGCAGGTGCCGGCGGGGGTGGAGCAGGTGTACGGGATCAGCGAGGCGTTGCCGAAGAAGTAG
- a CDS encoding deoxyribodipyrimidine photolyase, with product MTNPDTLLRESRVPSDRVRLANDRDLRPDGAFVLYWMTAARRTHFNFGLERAAEWARALGRPLVVLEALRAGYPYASDRLHAFVLRGMADNARRLAEAGVTHHAYVEPRPGAGKGLIAALSRRACVVVTDDFPIFFLPRMIAAAAKQIPVRFEQVDSNGLLPIYAPERVFTTAFSFRAYLQKNLLPHLRRRPLADPLAAGLPAPPKTLLAPDLLARWPAASPELLAASPAALAALPIDHTVPVVPRIPGGPEAGRAAIARFLRSNLLRYDTERNDPDARATSGLSPYLHFGHVSTHEVFAELERLEAWTEKKTQPAGGKREGFWGMSPPVESFLDELVTWREIGLNLCALRPDDAQRFESLPDWAQKTLADHESDPRPALFTLAELEGARTSDPLWNAAQRELLRDGRIHNYLRMLWGKRVLEWTRTPREALAILIELNDKYALDGRDPNSYSGILWTFGRYDRPWAPERPVYGTVRYMSSSNTLKKIDLQHYLVEFGSPEDAARRDKRYTK from the coding sequence ATGACGAACCCTGACACGCTCCTCCGCGAGAGCCGCGTCCCCTCGGACCGCGTGCGCCTGGCAAACGACCGCGATCTCCGGCCGGACGGGGCCTTCGTCCTCTACTGGATGACGGCGGCGCGGCGCACCCATTTCAACTTTGGCCTCGAACGCGCCGCCGAATGGGCGCGCGCCCTCGGCCGCCCCCTCGTCGTCCTCGAAGCCTTGCGCGCCGGGTATCCCTACGCGAGCGACAGGCTCCATGCGTTCGTTTTGCGCGGTATGGCCGACAATGCCCGCCGCCTCGCCGAGGCCGGCGTCACGCACCACGCCTACGTCGAACCTCGCCCCGGCGCGGGCAAGGGCCTCATCGCCGCGCTCTCGCGCCGCGCGTGCGTGGTCGTCACCGACGATTTTCCCATCTTTTTCCTGCCGCGCATGATCGCCGCCGCGGCGAAGCAGATCCCGGTCCGCTTCGAACAGGTCGATTCCAACGGCCTCTTGCCCATCTACGCCCCCGAACGCGTCTTCACCACGGCCTTCTCGTTCCGCGCGTATCTCCAGAAAAACCTCCTCCCGCACCTCCGCCGCCGCCCGCTCGCCGATCCGCTCGCCGCGGGCCTGCCGGCCCCTCCCAAAACCCTCCTCGCGCCTGACCTCCTCGCGCGCTGGCCCGCCGCCTCGCCCGAGCTCCTCGCCGCCTCGCCCGCGGCGCTCGCCGCGCTCCCGATCGACCACACGGTCCCTGTCGTCCCCCGCATTCCGGGCGGCCCCGAGGCGGGCCGCGCCGCGATCGCGCGTTTCCTGCGGTCGAACCTCCTCCGGTACGACACCGAGCGCAACGACCCCGACGCCCGCGCCACGAGCGGCCTCTCGCCTTATCTCCATTTTGGCCACGTCTCCACGCACGAGGTCTTCGCCGAGCTCGAGCGGCTCGAAGCTTGGACCGAAAAAAAGACCCAACCCGCGGGCGGCAAACGCGAGGGCTTTTGGGGTATGAGCCCGCCCGTCGAGTCGTTCCTCGACGAGCTCGTCACCTGGCGCGAAATCGGCCTGAACCTCTGCGCCCTCCGACCGGACGACGCGCAGCGCTTCGAATCCCTCCCGGACTGGGCCCAGAAGACCCTCGCCGATCACGAATCCGATCCCCGCCCGGCGCTCTTCACCCTCGCCGAGCTCGAAGGCGCGCGCACGTCCGATCCCCTCTGGAACGCGGCGCAACGCGAGCTCCTCCGGGACGGCCGCATCCACAACTACCTGCGCATGCTCTGGGGCAAACGTGTCCTCGAATGGACCCGCACCCCGCGCGAGGCCCTCGCCATCCTGATCGAGCTCAACGACAAGTACGCGCTCGACGGCCGCGACCCGAACTCGTATTCGGGCATCCTCTGGACGTTCGGTCGCTACGACCGTCCCTGGGCCCCCGAACGACCGGTCTACGGCACGGTCCGCTACATGAGCTCGTCCAATACGTTGAAGAAAATCGACCTCCAGCACTACCTCGTCGAGTTCGGCAGCCCGGAGGACGCGGCTCGTCGCGACAAACGGTACACGAAATGA
- a CDS encoding KGG domain-containing protein, which yields MAEKKEHSGKGQMTVEEAGRLGGEARKEELGSEGYAEIGRKGGETVREKYGPEFYSEIGHKGGQKGGETVRDKYGPEFYSEIGHKGGQRVKELIEEGKQSEGEGGGEKK from the coding sequence ATGGCGGAGAAAAAAGAGCATTCCGGGAAGGGTCAAATGACCGTCGAGGAGGCCGGACGGCTGGGCGGTGAGGCCCGCAAGGAAGAGCTCGGCTCCGAAGGTTACGCCGAGATCGGACGCAAGGGCGGCGAGACCGTGCGCGAGAAGTACGGCCCCGAGTTCTACTCCGAGATCGGGCACAAGGGCGGCCAGAAGGGCGGCGAGACCGTTCGCGACAAGTACGGCCCCGAATTTTATTCCGAAATCGGGCACAAGGGCGGTCAGCGCGTGAAGGAGCTGATCGAGGAGGGAAAGCAATCCGAAGGTGAGGGTGGAGGCGAGAAGAAGTAA
- a CDS encoding KGG domain-containing protein: MAERKDEPGKGQMTVEEAGRKGGHIGGEHTRDKYGPEFYSEIGHKGGQRVRELIEEGKQSEGEGERGQGQKR, from the coding sequence ATGGCAGAGCGCAAGGACGAACCCGGCAAAGGCCAGATGACCGTCGAGGAGGCCGGTCGCAAGGGCGGGCACATCGGCGGCGAACATACGCGGGACAAGTACGGGCCCGAGTTCTACTCCGAGATCGGCCACAAGGGCGGCCAGCGCGTCCGAGAGCTCATCGAGGAGGGCAAACAGTCCGAAGGTGAGGGCGAGCGCGGCCAAGGCCAGAAACGCTAG
- a CDS encoding molybdopterin-dependent oxidoreductase — MPKPKDDSPELENVIRRRAFLRAAAAGTSFLALGGGTYVLAATDDPRAKQLRPDGRPRLPPGQRILDALKPMGGDPGDPSPSAFKLHVHGDVDNPFDLDFAGLLALPQTELTCDVHCVTGWSVLGARFTGVKVAELAKMAKVRDTVRHVIFEAANGYTANVRLAEATAPNVLITHKHEGNPLTRPHGPPARALVPDLYFWKSAKWVTGIRFVRTDRPGYWETRGYHNHADPWAEERYG; from the coding sequence GTGCCCAAGCCCAAGGATGATTCCCCCGAGCTCGAAAATGTCATCCGCCGCCGCGCCTTCCTGCGCGCCGCCGCGGCCGGCACCTCGTTTCTCGCGCTCGGCGGCGGCACCTACGTCCTCGCCGCCACCGACGACCCGCGGGCCAAGCAGCTCCGCCCCGACGGCCGCCCGCGCCTCCCGCCGGGCCAGCGCATCCTCGACGCGCTCAAGCCCATGGGCGGCGACCCGGGCGACCCGAGCCCCTCGGCCTTCAAGTTGCACGTCCACGGCGACGTCGACAACCCCTTCGACCTCGATTTCGCGGGCCTGCTCGCGCTGCCGCAAACCGAGCTGACGTGCGACGTTCATTGCGTCACGGGCTGGAGCGTGCTCGGCGCTCGATTCACGGGCGTCAAGGTCGCCGAGCTCGCCAAGATGGCCAAAGTGCGCGACACCGTGCGGCACGTGATCTTCGAGGCGGCGAACGGGTACACGGCGAACGTCCGCCTCGCCGAGGCGACCGCGCCGAACGTGCTCATCACGCACAAGCACGAGGGCAATCCGCTCACGCGCCCGCACGGACCGCCCGCCCGCGCGCTCGTGCCCGACCTTTATTTCTGGAAGAGCGCGAAATGGGTGACGGGCATTCGGTTCGTCCGGACCGACCGGCCCGGCTACTGGGAGACGCGCGGCTACCACAACCACGCCGATCCCTGGGCCGAGGAGCGGTATGGCTGA
- a CDS encoding PepSY-associated TM helix domain-containing protein: MAEGAPEPRRRLSLRGLLRTVHRDAGNLAVGLTLVYAASGLAVNHIADWDPNFKSHQTTHDLGGPLEGEDQAVAERVLQKLDVKGKASDVYRAAPNQLEITLDRRTLHVDTQTGKVLDEGEEPRFFLRLANWLHLNRGKKAWTYVADGYAVLLLLLAFSGMFMLPGRKGLIGRGGIFVLVGAAVPIAYVVLSGGP; this comes from the coding sequence ATGGCTGAGGGCGCGCCCGAGCCCCGGCGGCGATTGTCGTTGCGAGGCCTCCTCCGCACGGTCCACCGAGACGCGGGCAACCTCGCGGTCGGGCTCACGCTCGTGTATGCCGCGTCCGGCCTCGCGGTGAACCACATCGCGGATTGGGACCCGAATTTCAAGAGCCACCAGACCACGCACGATCTCGGCGGACCTCTCGAAGGCGAGGATCAGGCCGTCGCCGAGCGGGTCCTTCAAAAGCTCGACGTGAAGGGCAAAGCAAGCGACGTCTACCGCGCCGCGCCAAACCAGCTCGAAATCACGCTCGACCGGCGCACGCTCCACGTGGACACGCAAACCGGCAAGGTCCTCGACGAGGGCGAGGAGCCGCGGTTTTTCCTGCGACTCGCGAACTGGCTGCACCTGAACCGCGGCAAGAAAGCGTGGACCTACGTGGCCGACGGCTACGCGGTCTTGCTCCTCCTGCTCGCGTTTTCGGGGATGTTCATGCTGCCCGGCCGGAAAGGCCTGATCGGCCGGGGCGGCATCTTCGTGCTCGTCGGCGCGGCCGTGCCGATCGCCTATGTCGTGCTCTCGGGCGGCCCCTGA
- a CDS encoding cupin domain-containing protein, whose amino-acid sequence MTDESTKKPSLIRARDRGPEHSMSHPFNPHSQIHGHLLGMATGLERLGVNLIRVPPGKESFIYHRHYGEEEFLYILSGRGIAEIGDESFEVGPGDFMGFPVPSVAHHLKNPFEEDLVYLSCGEKKPTEIAEFPRLGKTMVRAGDQVSLFPTSAAEAFPGLEKLK is encoded by the coding sequence ATGACCGACGAATCCACGAAAAAACCATCTCTCATCCGGGCCCGCGACCGCGGACCCGAGCACTCGATGTCGCATCCGTTCAACCCCCATTCGCAGATCCACGGACATCTCCTGGGAATGGCGACGGGGCTCGAGAGGCTCGGGGTCAACCTGATCCGCGTGCCGCCGGGGAAAGAGTCGTTCATCTATCATCGCCATTACGGCGAGGAGGAGTTCCTCTACATCCTGAGCGGCCGGGGCATCGCCGAGATCGGGGACGAGTCCTTCGAGGTGGGGCCGGGCGATTTCATGGGTTTTCCCGTGCCGTCGGTGGCCCACCACCTCAAGAACCCGTTCGAGGAGGACCTCGTGTATCTCTCGTGCGGCGAGAAAAAGCCGACGGAGATCGCCGAGTTCCCGCGGCTCGGAAAGACGATGGTGCGCGCGGGCGACCAGGTCTCGCTCTTCCCGACGAGCGCAGCCGAGGCATTTCCCGGGCTCGAAAAGCTGAAATGA
- a CDS encoding patatin-like phospholipase family protein encodes MSSASAAPHASVRSTPTLREWLREGPFSMGLSSGFFGFFAHAGVMTVLEDEGLAPARVSGSSAGALVGGIWAAGASAVTIRDELLRLKREDFWDVRLGPGLLAGKLFRARLEALLPVPTFDRCRVSLAVSVYDVFARGTRVLGGGPLAPAIQASCTVPGLFHPVWHEGRLLLDGGILDRHGLAGMPAGERLFYHHLASRSPWRKADSPSLKVPARDGMTALVIEALPRVGPFRLPEGARAFDIAAHATKDALSRPATGPEIRVQGGAT; translated from the coding sequence ATGTCATCCGCCTCGGCCGCCCCCCACGCCTCCGTTCGCTCCACCCCCACGCTGCGCGAGTGGCTCCGCGAAGGTCCCTTTTCGATGGGCCTCTCGTCAGGCTTCTTCGGGTTCTTCGCGCATGCGGGGGTGATGACCGTGCTCGAAGACGAAGGGCTCGCGCCCGCGCGGGTCTCGGGCTCCAGCGCAGGCGCGCTCGTGGGCGGGATATGGGCGGCGGGCGCAAGCGCGGTGACGATCCGCGACGAGCTTCTGCGCTTGAAGCGCGAGGACTTTTGGGACGTGCGGCTCGGGCCGGGGCTGCTCGCGGGCAAACTCTTCCGCGCGCGGCTCGAAGCGTTGCTCCCGGTGCCGACGTTCGATCGGTGTCGCGTGTCGCTCGCGGTGAGCGTGTACGACGTGTTTGCCCGCGGGACGCGCGTGCTCGGGGGAGGGCCGCTCGCGCCGGCGATTCAGGCCTCGTGTACGGTGCCGGGCCTGTTTCATCCGGTCTGGCACGAGGGACGGCTGCTGCTCGACGGCGGGATCCTCGATCGGCACGGGCTCGCCGGAATGCCCGCGGGCGAGCGGCTTTTTTATCATCACCTCGCGTCGCGCTCGCCGTGGCGAAAAGCGGACAGCCCTTCGCTGAAGGTGCCCGCGCGCGACGGGATGACCGCACTCGTCATCGAGGCGCTGCCGCGCGTGGGTCCGTTCCGGCTGCCAGAGGGCGCGCGGGCCTTCGACATCGCAGCGCACGCAACAAAGGACGCGCTCTCCCGGCCCGCAACGGGCCCCGAGATCCGCGTGCAGGGAGGAGCCACATGA